From one Melopsittacus undulatus isolate bMelUnd1 chromosome 16, bMelUnd1.mat.Z, whole genome shotgun sequence genomic stretch:
- the LOC101869864 gene encoding complement receptor type 1 isoform X1, translated as MGLRWLSALLLLLLLPGACGDCPQPPRFVFAEPTAAPQEPYTVGTTLRYRCRPGYTMASGKSPVVTCVSNSSWSADPDFCIGKSCGSPEIMNGKFDYTTNLFGATITYTCNTGYRLIGASSAQCILRGNEVTWEKVPYCDIISCLPPPPVKNGQLNNGNRDFTFGMAVTYSCNEGFALIGDATIHCTADEDLTGQWSGPAPECKVVRCENPEVKNGRRLSGFGSKHTYKDTVTFDCKPGHFLNGSSVVTCEADSTWKPPLPTCDPFHCGPAPRFPFAELTSAVAEGFVAGTELEYQCKPGYAAASGKSSVVTCLRDGTWSADVDFCIRQQCAPPTIENGNVTADNFLFETVVTFICHLGYKLKKSPYAKCVVSGKGVDWDTTPPYCEIISCLPPPPVKNGQLNNGNRDFTFGMAVTYSCNEGFALIGDATIHCTADGDLKGQWSGPAPECKGLLLSALCEEPPRIKNGMHNGTKGMDFSHGTVVAYKCKEGFTLAGAAFLQCIVGDKSWGDWNKPAPECRGGASMIIAGIFPLLLAMLIMDI; from the exons ATGGGGCTGCGCTGGCTCAgtgcgctgctgctgctgctgctgctgcccggAGCCTGCG gggACTGCCCGCAGCCGCCGCGCTTTGTCTTTGCGGAGCCCACAGCGGCCCCGCAGGAGCCCTACACCGTGGGGACCACGCTGAGATACAGATGCCGGCCGGGGTACACGATGGCCAGTGGCAAGTCCCCAGTAGTTACCTGTGTCTCCAATTCCAGCTGGTCGGCGGACCCCGACTTCTGCATCG GGAAGTCATGTGGATCACCAGAGATCATGAATGGGAAGTTTGATTACACAACAAATCTGTTCGGGGCCACAATAACCTACACTTGTAACACTGG gtACCGGTTAATTGGGGCATCGTCTGCGCAATGTATCCTTAGAGGCAATGAAGTTACTTGGGAGAAGGTTCCATACTGTGACA TTATTTCCTGTTTACCACCTCCTCCTGTCAAGAATGGGCAGCTCAACAATGGGAACAGAGACTTCACCTTTGGCATGGCCGTAACCTACAGCTGCAATGAAGGGTTTGCTCTTATTGGAGATGCCACAATTCACTGTACAGCGGATGAAGACCTGACGGGACAATGGAGTGGTCCAGCCCCTGAATGCAAAG TGGTCAGATGTGAAAATCCAGAAGTGAAAAATGGGAGAAGGTTATCAGGCTTTGGCAGTAAGCACACGTATAAAGATACAGTGACCTTTGACTGCAAGCCTGGTCACTTCTTGAATGGTAGCAGTGTAGTTACGTGTGAAGCAGACAGTACATGGAAGCCACCTCTGCCAACGTGTGACCCAT TCCACTGTGGTCCTGCTCCACGCTTCCCTTTTGCTGAGTTAACAAGTGCTGTGGCTGAGGGCTTTGTTGCTGGAACTGAGCTGGAGTATCAGTGCAAGCCAGGTTATGCTGCAGCAAGTGGGAAGTCCTCTGTTGTCACTTGTCTGCGCGATGGAACTTGGTCTGCAGATGTGGACTTCTGCATAC gACAGCAATGTGCTCCTCCCACAATAGAGAATGGGAATGTTACTGCAGACAATTTCCTGTTTGAGACAGTGGTGACATTCATCTGTCATCTAGG GTATAAATTAAAGAAGTCACCTTATGCCAAATGTGTGGTATCAGGAAAAGGAGTCGACTGGGATACAACACCTCCATACTGTGAAA TTATTTCCTGTTTACCACCTCCTCCTGTCAAGAATGGGCAGCTCAACAATGGGAACAGAGACTTCACCTTTGGCATGGCCGTAACCTACAGCTGCAATGAAGGGTTTGCTCTTATTGGAGATGCCACAATTCACTGTACAGCGGATGGAGACCTGAAGGGACAATGGAGTGGTCCAGCCCCTGAATGCAAAG GACTGCTCCTCAGTGCTCTCTGTGAAGAGCCCCCCAGGATTAAGAATGGGATGCACAATGGCACAAAGGGAATGGACTTTTCTCATGGCACTGTTGTAGCTTATAAATGCAAGGAGGGTTTCACCCTTGCTGGAGCAGCCTTTCTTCAGTGCATTGTAGGAGATAAATCCTGGGGAGACTGGAACAAGCCTGCTCCTGAATGCAGAG GTGGAGCGAGCATGATCATTGCTG GAATCTTCCCCCTCCTACTGGCAATGCTCATTATGGACATCTAG
- the LOC101869864 gene encoding complement receptor type 1 isoform X2 encodes MGLRWLSALLLLLLLPGACGDCPQPPRFVFAEPTAAPQEPYTVGTTLRYRCRPGYTMASGKSPVVTCVSNSSWSADPDFCIGKSCGSPEIMNGKFDYTTNLFGATITYTCNTGYRLIGASSAQCILRGNEVTWEKVPYCDIISCLPPPPVKNGQLNNGNRDFTFGMAVTYSCNEGFALIGDATIHCTADEDLTGQWSGPAPECKVVRCENPEVKNGRRLSGFGSKHTYKDTVTFDCKPGHFLNGSSVVTCEADSTWKPPLPTCDPFHCGPAPRFPFAELTSAVAEGFVAGTELEYQCKPGYAAASGKSSVVTCLRDGTWSADVDFCIRQQCAPPTIENGNVTADNFLFETVVTFICHLGYKLKKSPYAKCVVSGKGVDWDTTPPYCEIISCLPPPPVKNGQLNNGNRDFTFGMAVTYSCNEGFALIGDATIHCTADGDLKGQWSGPAPECKGGASMIIAGIFPLLLAMLIMDI; translated from the exons ATGGGGCTGCGCTGGCTCAgtgcgctgctgctgctgctgctgctgcccggAGCCTGCG gggACTGCCCGCAGCCGCCGCGCTTTGTCTTTGCGGAGCCCACAGCGGCCCCGCAGGAGCCCTACACCGTGGGGACCACGCTGAGATACAGATGCCGGCCGGGGTACACGATGGCCAGTGGCAAGTCCCCAGTAGTTACCTGTGTCTCCAATTCCAGCTGGTCGGCGGACCCCGACTTCTGCATCG GGAAGTCATGTGGATCACCAGAGATCATGAATGGGAAGTTTGATTACACAACAAATCTGTTCGGGGCCACAATAACCTACACTTGTAACACTGG gtACCGGTTAATTGGGGCATCGTCTGCGCAATGTATCCTTAGAGGCAATGAAGTTACTTGGGAGAAGGTTCCATACTGTGACA TTATTTCCTGTTTACCACCTCCTCCTGTCAAGAATGGGCAGCTCAACAATGGGAACAGAGACTTCACCTTTGGCATGGCCGTAACCTACAGCTGCAATGAAGGGTTTGCTCTTATTGGAGATGCCACAATTCACTGTACAGCGGATGAAGACCTGACGGGACAATGGAGTGGTCCAGCCCCTGAATGCAAAG TGGTCAGATGTGAAAATCCAGAAGTGAAAAATGGGAGAAGGTTATCAGGCTTTGGCAGTAAGCACACGTATAAAGATACAGTGACCTTTGACTGCAAGCCTGGTCACTTCTTGAATGGTAGCAGTGTAGTTACGTGTGAAGCAGACAGTACATGGAAGCCACCTCTGCCAACGTGTGACCCAT TCCACTGTGGTCCTGCTCCACGCTTCCCTTTTGCTGAGTTAACAAGTGCTGTGGCTGAGGGCTTTGTTGCTGGAACTGAGCTGGAGTATCAGTGCAAGCCAGGTTATGCTGCAGCAAGTGGGAAGTCCTCTGTTGTCACTTGTCTGCGCGATGGAACTTGGTCTGCAGATGTGGACTTCTGCATAC gACAGCAATGTGCTCCTCCCACAATAGAGAATGGGAATGTTACTGCAGACAATTTCCTGTTTGAGACAGTGGTGACATTCATCTGTCATCTAGG GTATAAATTAAAGAAGTCACCTTATGCCAAATGTGTGGTATCAGGAAAAGGAGTCGACTGGGATACAACACCTCCATACTGTGAAA TTATTTCCTGTTTACCACCTCCTCCTGTCAAGAATGGGCAGCTCAACAATGGGAACAGAGACTTCACCTTTGGCATGGCCGTAACCTACAGCTGCAATGAAGGGTTTGCTCTTATTGGAGATGCCACAATTCACTGTACAGCGGATGGAGACCTGAAGGGACAATGGAGTGGTCCAGCCCCTGAATGCAAAG GTGGAGCGAGCATGATCATTGCTG GAATCTTCCCCCTCCTACTGGCAATGCTCATTATGGACATCTAG